The DNA sequence ACAACCGGACTGCTGTAGCTCATCCACGTAGAAGTCACCTGCAGGGCACAGGTCACCCCCTTTGCTGCAGGGAAGATTTTTCCATCAGGCACAGCAGGTGTTTCACAGTCTCCCCAGACGTGGCAGGATGCTCCCAGGACGTTTCTTCCATCCCCATTGTTTTCCTGCCCCTCTGAGAGCGTGCAGGCCCAGAGGTTTCACCCCAACGCTTGGTGCaccagcactgggctcctcCTCAGCCCATGTCTCAGAGGAGACTCTCCAGACCCTGTGGCTGGAGGTTTTAGGGCCCTGCACTGCTGGATCTGAGACTGCTGTGGCCACCATGACCACCCTGCTGTGACCTGGGACTCAAGCCAAACCCCACctcagttttttttttacatggaCGAAGGTCTAAGCTCACATTCCTGCCCGTGGCTGAGGGGCAGAAcgtgctgcagccacccctcgcTCACCTCCAGCCACCCATCCCTTTcctcagctgcctgtggtgtgcACAGCccggctgcagggctgagcgAGCACACAGCTGGACACAACCAAAGGAGAAAAACCCCAGGGGAAGGTCAGGGActgggctgggtgctggagGGAAAGCCCACGGGAGGCTCCTTGGAGAATCAGACTTTGGGAGTGTGTGAAACACAGTgccttggggggaaaaaggtggGTTTGTGACACAAAAATGGCTCTGGCTCTCTTGCACTTTAGAGTAACTCTCAGTGGCCTTATGTGTGAGTTATGTCTGTTTGGGGGCAGGATCCACACCCCTCTGCAAAGGGGGTTGAGACCTCGGTGCATCCCTGTGGGGGAAGCAGGATGGGTTCCTAGCCAGCTTTCAGCTCTGCCAAAGTAATTTGTGAAGTCCCTGGTAAATGTCTCTTATTTATGTAGCCAATAAATGTTGGATAACTCTGGCACCTGCTGCTCATCCCTGTTAGTGCTGCTGGTGACAGCCCTGGAAACACCCAGGCACCAGAAATGAGAGGACAAGGACCTGTTTGCAGGTCCTCACCTGCCCCCCAAGAGTGACAAAAGACATTTGTGACTTCAGCAGAAACTCATTTATCATCACCAAACTGGAgtttgggctgcagctggattCATATTCACCTTTAATTTGACTTTGATTTCGTATGTATCTGTAGCCTGTGGCCAGAAAACTGTCACCCATCTGGGTTTTGGGTTAGAAACCAGGTTGGTTTTACTTTTGGGAGCCTGACCAACAATGCTGGGAGTAAGGGGCAAGTTTTGTGCCTTGGTGGCATCTTGTCACATCCCTTTTTGACACATCTGTCTGTTGGATTTTCATAGGCGTTTCTTGGCATCTCCATTATTTCAGATTTACTTTTTCCATCAAACCAGCTTCCTGCAGGGTTGGATTAATCTCTTGCCCTCCTTAGGGGTGTCCTTGCATGGGTGGCacctccctgagctgctggcacCAAGGGCTGTGTCACTGTGGtggctcagctggggctgcctgggggGACAGAGTCACCTCCCAGTGTTGAAGTGGGTGACTCACATGGCAAAGCCCAGTGACTCTGCACTGCCCTCCTGACTTGGGTGCTTCAGGAGAGAAAATAGCCCATTCACTAAGAGTCTATATTTACCCAGCAGCTGCATCTGCTGAAGCTGCCAGAAGGAGCTAATCTTAGACACCAACCCAGCCAGTGATCTCTTAGAGACAGTTCATGGGAGAATTTGGGCTTTGCCCTCCTTTTCCTGGACTTATCCCTTCAGCTTTTGCTGCTCTGACAAGCCCAGGAGGTCTGGTGGGACAGGAGTTCTGTCTCAGTCAGCTCAGCCTTGACAGGATACCCTCAGCCTCACTGAATGCCTCTCTAGGATGGGATTTATCCATTTCTCATCTCATCCCCTCTAGTTATTGCCTGCACCTTCATAAGCCAAGAAGCcaagaaaagcaattttaattGTAATTACAGATCCCACTTAATAGCTTTACACTGGACACTTTCTTGTGCAGCCTGAATGGCTGAAATTCCTTCATCCATCCTTTTTGTTCCAGCATTTTGTATGGGTGGGAGTgatcctgcagcactgcatcCCTTCAGGATGTGTCTGTGTATCCTCACTGTTGTGGTTTAATCCCACACAGTTTCTCACTCCCTCCTCCTCACCCCATAAGGAGGAGAATCAGAAAGAAAAGGTAAACAGGTAAATctgttgagataagaacagtttaacGTTTGAAACAAAACActatgatgataataataatgacaaggagaggagaaaaagcaaCAGAACCCAAGAGGAACAAGTGCTGCACAACACAATTGCTCATCACCCACTGGCTGatgccccagctgcccccagacaCCAAATTGGCTCCCTTCTGGGTAATTTCCACCGTTTGTATCCAGGAAATGATGTTctgtggtatggaatatccctctgGCCAGCTCGGGTCAGCTCTCCTGGCCACACTGCTTCCCAGCTTTTGGTGCAGCTCCTCACTGGCAGCATGTGAGAGGTGGAAAATCCTTGACTCGGGGTGAGGAATGACAGCAGGAGCCAAAATACCGGTGAGTTATCAGCATTATCCTCATCCTAACCAGGCAAAACACAGCCCTGTAGGAGGAAAATTACCTCTCCCAGATGAAACCAGGACCTCCACCCACTCCCATGTCCCGGGGGGCTGTTGCCCACTTGGGGACACATTTAATGACTGTGGGAGTCCTCTGCTCACTGGAAATCCCTGGCTGTGGCCCTgtcagggctgggggacagtgCACCCAGGCTCTTGGAAAGCCAGGGCTGCTTCCCCAAGCCTTGGAGCAGCTGGGTAAAGCCACTGAAGCCCTtggagtgcccagggcaggTTTGGGACCAGCACAGTGCCCTTTCCCTGGGTGAGCCACCAGCCTGGGAGATGCCAGAGACCCAccaggtgccagagctgctctggaaggGCTCTAGCTGAATTTTAGCAGTGGCGCCCCGTGGGGTGGGGGATGAGGAAGCAAAACTCAGATGGCAGCACAACAAAAAGGAAAACGAGGCAGGGCTCAAGGGAGATTaaaggcagagggagggggGGAAATCCCAGCTGGTGGCACAACAGCACAGGATTAAACTTGGGATGGCACAGAGCTGATGCAGAGGgggcagagaggggagggtgggGGTGTCCAGCCCCACATGTCAGGGAGCAAAGATTCCTGAAGTTCGACCCTGTTCAAAGATCAGCACTTGGAGCTTGATCCTGTCCCAGatgagcagcacagcagagctcatGATGTGAGCTCTGAAAACAGCTTGTGATTATTTCCCTGCTGTTTTGGTACCTCCCAGATGCTGCTGGAACCACACCAGTACAGAAGGGCTTCATACTGGTGTAGCTCCCTCCCTCTTCTAGAGATAACCATAATGGCAATTTTTATAAACACATCCCTGCCAGGGTAAGGGGTTGTGTGGCTTTAAATACACCAAGAAAAATGGCTGATATTTTTTTATAGACTTAATTAAATCGTTAATTAAATCTGTGCCATCACTGAGTGTCAGACAGCCCAGAGGGTCCACAGCAAGAGATAAAACAGATTCATGTGCAAGTTTTACTACGGGTATAAATAATTATAGCTACTCTGCTCGCCCATGTCTGTCAAAACTAATTTGCTTCTTTGTGAGCTCTGTGGGAATAGCTGGACCTGGACTGGCCATTTGGGGGCCTGGGGGACTTCCTGGACATCCATGGGTAGGCAAGCAGGACacaagagctgctggagagctcAGCCACTCTGGAGCATCAGCTCCAGGCCAGGCAGGTTGTTCCTGCTGTGTCTCTAGACTTCATCCAGAGGGGAATGATGAACCAGAAGGCCTGAGCAGGAGACCCCAAATTTGCTAGAAGGTATTTGTGTTTAGGTGTCTTAATCTGTGGGTTTAGGCCCACCATTGCATTTCCTTTACTTCTGTTCTGCCTCAGACACTCCTCTGTCACCAGGATCTGGAAAGAATGGATTAATTGGTGCCAAGGTGCCCAGAGACTGAACCACTGGGGCCCATTTGCATGTATggcagagtcacagaatcagtGAGGCTGGAAAGGAGCTCTGGGGTTGACTCCAGCCTGTGGTTGAACCAGACCATGGCCCTGAGTGATGTGTCCAGTCCTTAACACCTCCAtagatggtgactccaccacctactgcagggaaaaaaaaaacattcctcTCCCACAGTCCTCAATTCTCCTGCTTTAGTGAGGATTTTAAAGGAACTTCCAGCACAGATCTCGTATCCCACACAGGGCTGTAAATAAACAGCTCTATCTCCATTTCCCACCCCTCTCCAGACCCCTGAAAAGTGACTCCAGAGGAGAATAAAGGACAAACATGTGAAGCAAAGCAGCCCTGGGTGGgagctggctggagctggggatgcCACAAAGCCCACACAAGACCCTCCCTTAGCACATCCCTCCAGCTTTGACTTCATGGCCTATTTTTATCCCGGCTAAAGGTCCAGCACTTTCAGAGCAGCCCATTTAGCATCATCAGGAGGAAATCCCAGCCTTGCCACCCATGACCCAAAAGGCAGATTGGGCTGTTAGATTTACCCAGAGGCCTCTTCCTGAGCCCATGGGTCGCACGTGTCCCCCgtggtgtcacagcagccaaACCTCCTGCTCTCCCCGCGGTGACTCACGAGCTGACAGACCCTTCCTGAATTACTGAGGCTGGAATTACAGCTGTTCCCCCGgcccccctcccctcctccctgtcCAATGTGTCATATTAAAGGGTGATCGGCTTACATATGCTGCACTATGGATTCCTTAAGCTCTGCCACGCTGTGTCTATATATAAAGCCCCGAGCTGGAAACTGAAGTGCACAGACAGCTGGGAGCGTAGCGAGCGTTTCACATTCCCGGTGTGCCAGCGGTCTGGAAGCTCCTGAGGctgtgagctctgctctgggcaagTTTCTTTACTCAGGTTTAGGTATAGCCACCAATATTTACCCATAAAAGAAGGACTGGGGTAAAGAACGAGCGGTTACTCATCGCCATGGGTTTGCCTCTTGATCAAGTGGAAGAATTGCGCCTCTACCAACAAACTCTTCTCCAGGACGGACTCAAAGACATGTTGGACCACAACAAGTTTCTGGACTGTGTTTTGAAAGTGAAAGGGAAGGAGTTTCCCTGCCATCGGCTGGTGCTGGCAGCCTGCAGCCCGTATTTCCGGGCCATGTTCCTCTCAGACATGGAAGAGAGCAAGAAGAGGGAGGTCAGCCTGGAAGATGTCGACCCAGACGTCATGGGCAAGATCCTCCACTACATCTACACCTCCGAGCTGGAGATCACTGAGCAGAACGTGCAGGACATCTTCTCCGTGGCCAACATGTTCCAGATCCCCTCCATCTTCACCGTGTGCGTGTccttcctgcagaagaggctctGCCTCAGCAACTGCCTGGCCATCTTCCGGCTGGGACTGATGCTGGACTGCGCCCGGCTGGCCGTGGCTGCCCGGGATTTCATCTGCGACCGCTTTGCGCTGGTCTCGCGGGACGAGGAGTTCTACCAGCTCTCCCCCGACGAGCTGATTGCCATCATCTCCAGCGACTCCCTCAAcgtggagaaggaggagagcGTCTTTGAGGTGGTGATGAAGTGGGTGGGGACCAAGGAGCGGGAGAGCCGGCAGAAGGCCTTGCCCATCATCTTCGAGAGCATCCGCTTCCGCCTCATGCCCGACGACTACATCAGGGACCACGTGGAGAAACACGCCATGGTCAAGTCCAGCCCGGAGCTGCTCAAGAAGCTGCAGATGGTGAAGGACGCCCAGAAAGGCAAATTCACCGtggtgaagaagaagaaagtgaaGAAGAACAGTGAGAATCAAGGGAAGGAGAACGTTGTCAATGGAGCGGTCGATGAGGGGGAAGATGCAGAGGAGGATGCTCTGCCTGGGATCCTGAATGACACGATGCGCTTTGGGATGTTCCTCCAGGACCTTATTTTCATGGTGAGCGACAGTGGAGCAGTGGCCTACGACCCCAATGCCAACGAGTGCTATTTTGCCTCCCTGTCTACTCAAATCCCAAAGAACCACGTCAGTCTGGTGACCAAAGAGAACCAGATCTTCATTGTTGGAGGACTGTACTACAACGAGGACAACAAAGAGGATCCCATGAGCTCCTACTTCCTACAGGTACTACCtttatctttcttttgtttctttggcaTTTGGGAACATCACCAAGCTTTAGCTTCCATGCAAATCCCACAATATTTGTTGCCATGTGATGTTAAAGTGAAAGTTGTAAATGAAGGAGAATGATCTGGGTTGCTGAGATTCTTCTCCCTTTATTTTTGAGGCACCTGCCACTGAGGGGTGGTTGTGGTAGTTGAGGAAGAAGGTTTGAAGGAGTAAGAAATAGGAATGAGCCTTCCTGATCCAAATCCTGAGGAGAGGATTGTTTAGAACAGTGAAttttgcccagccctggctgccacaAGGTTCACAAACTGGGAGGTTTGTGGTGTCAGATCCAGGTTCTGCTTTGCATCCCCTGCCTTCCCTGGTTATGAACCCCAGGAAAACCCAAGGGTGACGCTGCCAGGTGCTgaaaaaggagcagcagcagctgcagccacagaacAAACCCCCCAAGGACACAGGGCATGTCCCTGCCTCCCAACGCgtgccccattcccagtgctgctcctgcccctggagATGGGCTTGGTCCAGCTCAGAGTGTCTGCCTCAGCCATTTCCTGAGAGGAGGAAACCACCACGAGCTGTCTTTGGGGATGCCCCTCGGGGAAAGTGGCTGTTCTAACTCAGCCGTGACCCAACTGTGACTGGATTGAGCTGTGCAGGCACTctgagccccagcctgggctgcagcccagatttctttctctgtagACAGCTAACACAAGGcgcctgccctccctgctgaccccaagGAATCCAGTAAATCCTCTATTCTTCCTCCCATACCcagaaatcctttttttttgttcctctccATGTCTCAAATCTTCTGGGAAGGGACAATAGCATGTCTCAGGCTCACATCTTCTGGGGAAAACAATAACATCTCCAGGCAGAATAAAATGAGGGTGTTTGCCAAGCTGAGACACAGAGCCCTGATCCCTGCCTTGACTCATCAGTAGGGCTGCACATCACGCAGGGACCAGGCTTGTCCTCACCTGGAAAAGAGCAGGGGGTTGTGGAGGCCAAGTGGAGTCCAGGGAATGAGAATCCAGGAGGAAGAAGCCCCAGCCCTATAGAGCAGGAGGGAgtggggaagctggggaagtgctgggggtGTCCTGTTTGAGATGCAGCCTTTCACACTGGGCAATCCATGATGACAGAGGTGTGGGCAACCCCCTCAGTTACCTGAGAAGAGCAGGCCAATGCACTCAGCCAAACCTGTGCCTAAAGAGCAATCTTCccagcagaggaggagcagggttCAGAGAGGTCACAGAACCtccacagaatcatagaatggcctgggAGGCCATTCTATGGAATCCTGagagggaccttgaagatcacctagttctaaacccctgccatgagcagggacaccttccactagagcaggctgctcagagctccatccaacttggctttgaacacttccaggggtggggcagcATCCTTGGAAGCATTCAGTATTTGACTGCACAAAGCCCTGGGAAACTGCTCTAGCTccaaacctgtgcccctttgaACACGTGAGTTGGATGAAAAACCTTTGGTGGTCCTTCACCCCAAAAGTACTCTGTGGTTCTGAGCTGCAAACAGCAAGATTTCTCTATTCAGCTCCCAGTTTGCCACTGACTCAGTGGCAAATGCCTCAGTGGCATCGTGGGGCCAGTTTCAGCTCTTCCCCACAAGAAGGGTCTCTTCACACCATATCACCACATCACTTGTGCTTGGGAGAATCAGACAAACCCTGGGACTGGAGATTGC is a window from the Passer domesticus isolate bPasDom1 chromosome 1, bPasDom1.hap1, whole genome shotgun sequence genome containing:
- the KLHL40 gene encoding kelch-like protein 40 produces the protein MGLPLDQVEELRLYQQTLLQDGLKDMLDHNKFLDCVLKVKGKEFPCHRLVLAACSPYFRAMFLSDMEESKKREVSLEDVDPDVMGKILHYIYTSELEITEQNVQDIFSVANMFQIPSIFTVCVSFLQKRLCLSNCLAIFRLGLMLDCARLAVAARDFICDRFALVSRDEEFYQLSPDELIAIISSDSLNVEKEESVFEVVMKWVGTKERESRQKALPIIFESIRFRLMPDDYIRDHVEKHAMVKSSPELLKKLQMVKDAQKGKFTVVKKKKVKKNSENQGKENVVNGAVDEGEDAEEDALPGILNDTMRFGMFLQDLIFMVSDSGAVAYDPNANECYFASLSTQIPKNHVSLVTKENQIFIVGGLYYNEDNKEDPMSSYFLQYDHLDADWLGMPPLPSPRCLFGLGEAENSIFVVGGKELKEGEKTLDSVLCYDRLSFKWGEADPLPYSVYGHAVVSHKDLVYVIGGKGSDKKCLKKMCVYNPAKFEWKEMAPMKTARSLFGATVHKDKIYVAAGVTDSGLTNSVEVYDIATNKWDTFTEFPQERSSVSLVSLSGVLYLLGGFATVETESGELVPTELNDVWRYDEEQKKWEGVLREIQYASGATFLPVRLNVLRLTKM